In one Candidatus Methylomirabilota bacterium genomic region, the following are encoded:
- the hisG gene encoding ATP phosphoribosyltransferase, producing the protein MIPTAQLTLALPKGRLLDPALQLLSAMGIRGLEADTRRLLLTDASRDLRFIFLKPADIPTYVEYGAADLGIVGKDILAEQQPDVYEPVDLGFGFCRLVVAEPRELWERDDPTKWSWVRVATKYPALTERYFSERGIQVEMIRLDGSIELAPLVGLAERIVDLVQSGETLRANGLVEVAEIMSSTARLIVNRASLKTAHARVNALIAAMRQEAAK; encoded by the coding sequence ATGATCCCCACCGCGCAGCTGACGCTCGCGCTGCCCAAAGGCCGGCTGCTCGACCCCGCGCTGCAGCTGCTCTCCGCCATGGGCATCCGGGGGCTCGAGGCCGACACGCGCCGCCTCCTGCTCACCGACGCGTCTCGCGACCTGCGCTTCATCTTCCTGAAGCCCGCAGACATCCCGACCTACGTCGAGTATGGCGCCGCCGATCTCGGCATCGTGGGCAAGGATATCCTCGCCGAGCAGCAGCCCGACGTGTACGAGCCGGTCGATCTCGGGTTCGGCTTCTGCCGGCTGGTCGTGGCGGAGCCGCGGGAGCTCTGGGAGCGTGATGACCCGACCAAGTGGTCCTGGGTCCGCGTGGCGACCAAGTACCCGGCGCTGACCGAGCGCTACTTCTCGGAGCGCGGCATCCAGGTCGAGATGATCCGGCTCGACGGCTCGATCGAGCTGGCGCCGCTCGTGGGTCTCGCCGAGCGCATCGTGGACCTGGTCCAGTCGGGCGAGACGCTCCGGGCCAACGGTCTGGTCGAGGTCGCGGAGATCATGTCCTCGACGGCGCGGCTCATCGTGAACCGCGCGTCGCTCAAGACGGCCCACGCCCGCGTCAACGCCCTGATCGCCGCCATGCGCCAGGAAGCCGCCAAATGA
- the hisD gene encoding histidinol dehydrogenase: protein MIRRMETATLGAAGVAKALDRSPAAVDPEIHRRVEEIVVAVRDKGDAALLEFTERFDRVALTARELAVTPSELDAAERTVGDTTMRALRYAAGRIERFHRESAPRSWRMTDALGSRLGQEVRPIDRVAVYVPGGRAAYPSTVLMTVIPARVAGVREIVLVSPPSADKSLNAAVLAAARVAGVTEAYRVGGAQAVAALAYGTETIRRVDKIVGPGNLYVALAKSRVFGDVGIDMVAGPSEIVVVADESADAVFVAADLLAQAEHDPMARAVLLTPSRALIDRVEREASLQLGALPRREIAGAALEAHGALVLTRSLEEAVEVANLLAPEHLELQVEDPEALLSRVRNAGAVFLGRLTPEVVGDYVAGPNHVLPTGGTARFASALGTEDFVKRMSVIQYAEAGLRDAAPHLAELARVEGLDGHGAAATVRIERMGGTT, encoded by the coding sequence ATGATCAGGCGGATGGAGACCGCCACGCTGGGCGCCGCGGGAGTGGCCAAGGCCCTCGATCGGTCGCCGGCGGCCGTCGATCCCGAAATCCACCGGCGCGTCGAGGAGATCGTGGTCGCCGTGCGCGACAAGGGGGACGCTGCGCTGCTGGAGTTCACGGAGCGCTTCGACCGTGTCGCGCTCACGGCGAGGGAGCTCGCGGTGACGCCGTCGGAGCTGGATGCGGCGGAACGGACCGTTGGCGACACGACCATGCGGGCGCTTCGCTACGCCGCGGGACGGATCGAGCGCTTCCATCGCGAGTCCGCGCCGCGCTCCTGGCGGATGACCGATGCCCTGGGCTCGCGGCTGGGCCAAGAAGTGCGGCCGATCGACCGCGTGGCGGTGTATGTTCCCGGCGGACGCGCGGCGTATCCGTCCACGGTGCTGATGACCGTCATCCCCGCGCGGGTCGCCGGCGTGAGGGAGATCGTGCTGGTCTCCCCGCCGTCGGCCGACAAGTCGCTGAACGCCGCCGTGCTCGCCGCCGCTCGGGTGGCCGGCGTGACGGAGGCGTATCGGGTCGGCGGCGCGCAGGCCGTGGCCGCGCTGGCGTACGGGACCGAGACGATCCGTCGCGTCGACAAGATCGTCGGGCCGGGCAATCTCTACGTCGCGCTCGCCAAGAGCCGGGTCTTCGGCGACGTGGGCATCGACATGGTGGCGGGACCGAGCGAGATCGTGGTCGTGGCCGACGAGAGCGCCGATGCGGTCTTCGTGGCGGCGGACCTCCTCGCCCAGGCCGAGCACGACCCGATGGCCCGCGCCGTTCTCCTGACTCCCTCGCGGGCGCTGATCGATCGCGTCGAGCGCGAGGCTTCGCTCCAGCTCGGCGCGCTGCCGAGGCGCGAGATCGCGGGCGCGGCGCTAGAGGCCCACGGCGCCCTCGTGCTGACGCGGAGCCTGGAGGAGGCGGTGGAGGTCGCGAATCTGCTCGCGCCCGAGCACCTCGAGCTCCAGGTCGAAGATCCCGAGGCGCTGCTCTCGCGGGTGCGGAACGCGGGCGCCGTCTTCCTCGGCCGCTTGACCCCCGAGGTCGTGGGCGACTACGTCGCCGGGCCGAACCACGTGCTGCCGACGGGGGGCACGGCGCGCTTCGCGTCGGCGCTCGGCACAGAAGATTTCGTGAAGCGAATGAGCGTCATCCAGTACGCGGAGGCGGGGCTCCGGGACGCGGCGCCGCACCTGGCGGAGCTCGCGCGGGTGGAAGGGCTCGACGGTCACGGGGCCGCGGCGACGGTGCGCATCGAGCGAATGGGAGGCACGACATGA
- the hisB gene encoding imidazoleglycerol-phosphate dehydratase HisB: MTAAMASGAPLGLRQGRVERKTKETQIVLQVGLDGTGASKVETGIPFFNHMLEAWAKHGLMDLTVVARGDLEVDLHHTVEDVGICLGKAFREALGDRVGIARYGASFLPMDEALLHAAVDISGRPFLVFNVPVRRTRISNFDLDLLEDFFRALAFNAEITLHVNMHYGQNLHHIAEAVFKAVGRALAEATRLNPRIAGVLSTKGTL, translated from the coding sequence ATGACGGCAGCGATGGCGAGCGGGGCGCCCCTGGGCCTCCGCCAGGGACGGGTTGAGCGGAAGACCAAGGAGACGCAGATCGTGCTGCAGGTCGGGTTGGACGGCACGGGCGCCTCCAAGGTCGAGACCGGCATCCCGTTCTTCAATCACATGCTCGAAGCGTGGGCCAAGCACGGGCTCATGGACCTGACGGTGGTCGCGCGCGGCGACCTCGAGGTGGATCTCCACCACACGGTCGAGGACGTCGGCATCTGTCTCGGCAAGGCGTTCAGGGAGGCGCTGGGCGACCGGGTGGGCATCGCGCGCTACGGCGCGTCCTTCCTGCCCATGGACGAGGCGCTCCTGCACGCGGCGGTGGACATCTCCGGCCGGCCTTTCCTCGTGTTCAACGTGCCCGTGAGGCGGACGCGGATCTCGAACTTCGATCTCGACCTGCTCGAGGACTTTTTCCGCGCCCTTGCCTTCAACGCAGAGATCACGCTGCACGTCAACATGCACTACGGCCAGAACCTCCACCACATCGCCGAGGCCGTGTTCAAGGCGGTCGGCCGGGCGCTGGCGGAGGCGACGAGGCTCAACCCGCGCATCGCCGGAGTCCTCTCGACGAAGGGGACGCTGTAG
- the hisH gene encoding imidazole glycerol phosphate synthase subunit HisH produces MIAVIDYGRGNLGSVEKALGRLGMRAVVTQDPRVIGDARALVLPGDGAFHDAMGNLQSLGLLDPLRAALDEGRPFLGICLGYQLLFTESEEFGQGKGLDVIPGVVRRFPSGLKVPHMGWNTVRHDGDLPIFDGIPSGAHFYFVHSYYPTTADASLQVATCTYGVTFPAAVGKGPLFATQFHPEKSQRWGLRLLENFAAFVRDRRGG; encoded by the coding sequence GTGATCGCCGTTATCGACTACGGGCGTGGCAACCTGGGCAGCGTCGAGAAGGCGCTGGGACGCCTCGGTATGCGCGCCGTCGTCACCCAGGACCCGCGCGTGATCGGGGACGCCCGCGCCCTCGTGCTGCCCGGCGACGGCGCCTTCCACGACGCCATGGGCAACCTCCAGTCCCTCGGTCTCCTCGACCCTCTCCGGGCCGCGCTCGACGAAGGGCGGCCGTTCCTCGGGATTTGTCTCGGGTACCAGCTCCTCTTCACCGAGAGCGAGGAATTCGGGCAGGGCAAGGGACTCGACGTCATCCCCGGCGTGGTCCGGCGGTTTCCCTCCGGGCTCAAAGTGCCGCACATGGGATGGAATACGGTCCGGCACGACGGCGACCTCCCGATTTTCGACGGCATCCCGAGCGGCGCCCACTTCTACTTCGTGCACTCGTACTATCCGACGACGGCCGATGCGTCGCTGCAGGTGGCGACCTGCACCTACGGCGTCACCTTTCCGGCCGCCGTGGGCAAGGGCCCGCTTTTCGCGACGCAGTTCCATCCGGAGAAGAGCCAGCGCTGGGGCCTGCGCCTCCTCGAGAACTTCGCCGCCTTCGTGCGGGACCGGCGCGGCGGATGA